In Zingiber officinale cultivar Zhangliang chromosome 3B, Zo_v1.1, whole genome shotgun sequence, a single window of DNA contains:
- the LOC121967198 gene encoding putative germin-like protein 2-2, producing MAVKLLLIALLALASCSAILASDPSPLQDFCVADLQSKVFVNGFPCKNADDVRAEDFFRSGLDRPGDTNNYLRSNVTPVNVNQIPGLNTLGISLVRIDYGPNGLNPPHTHPRATEVLAVIEGELYVGFVTSNLNGGGNRLFTKNLRKGDVFVFPEGLIHFQFNTGKTNAIAFAGLSSQNPGVITIANAVFGSRPPISDDVLAKAFQVDKNLVDWLQAQFWTDNNY from the exons ATGGCTGTTAAACTCctcctcattgcactgcttgccttggcttcctgCAGTGCAATATTGGCTTCCGATCCTAGTCCCCTGCAGGACTTCTGCGTCGCCGATCTTCAATCAAAGG TATTCGTAAATGGATTTCCATGCAAGAACGCGGACGACGTGAGAGCGGAAGACTTCTTCCGTAGCGGCCTTGATAGGCCCGGCGATACCAACAACTACCTTCGCTCTAATGTCACCCCCGTAAACGTGAACCAAATCCCCGGGTTGAACACGCTCGGCATCTCCTTGGTTCGCATTGACTATGGGCCTAATGGTCTCAATCCTCCTCACACCCACCCACGCGCCACGGAGGTCCTAGCCGTGATAGAAGGAGAGCTCTACGTTGGCTTTGTGACCTCCAACCTCAACGGCGGCGGCAACCGCCTATTCACCAAGAATCTGAGAAAGGGTGATGTGTTTGTGTTCCCGGAGGGCCTCATCCACTTCCAGTTTAACACAGGGAAAACTAATGCGATCGCGTTCGCCGGTCTCAGTAGCCAAAACCCAGGCGTCATCACTATCGCCAACGCTGTGTTCGGGTCGAGGCCACCCATTTCTGATGATGTGCTCGCCAAGGCTTTCCAAGTGGACAAAAACCTTGTTGACTGGCTCCAGGCGCAGTTCTGGACCGACAACAACTACTAG